In the genome of Halostella limicola, one region contains:
- a CDS encoding NAD-dependent epimerase/dehydratase family protein, with the protein MTVLVTGADGYVGWPTALRLARRLDERVVGVDNLARRDWVEDAGSVSAVPVHDPERRFDAEPNLSFVYANLADRDEVTRLLDVHEPHTVVHAAAQPSAPYSQINGERALYTQRNNVSMNVNLLHGLKEAGLEDAHFIETTTTGVYGAPQFPIPEGGSTMENQGESDDVPFPAMGGSWYHVTKSFDNANARLAAKQWGQPVSDVRTAIVYGTETEETEETELPTRFDFDYYFGTVVNRFCAQAVAGYPLTVYGKGEQRKPMVGLRDTVESLATLVERGRDDAGVEVYNQVTRPVAIVELAETIQEVGEEFDLDVEITHVENPREEDEEHKMEMENEKYEDLVGEPQSLEAGIRDVLTTLTRHSDRITAHEDRFLPEVLLD; encoded by the coding sequence ATGACGGTACTCGTCACCGGTGCCGACGGCTACGTCGGCTGGCCGACCGCTCTCAGACTGGCGCGACGACTCGATGAGCGGGTCGTCGGCGTGGACAACCTCGCGCGGCGCGACTGGGTGGAGGACGCGGGGAGCGTCTCCGCCGTCCCCGTCCACGACCCCGAGCGGCGCTTCGACGCGGAGCCGAACCTGAGCTTCGTCTACGCGAACCTCGCCGACCGCGACGAGGTGACGCGACTGCTCGACGTCCACGAACCCCACACGGTCGTCCACGCGGCGGCCCAGCCGAGCGCCCCCTACTCCCAGATCAACGGGGAGCGCGCGCTGTACACCCAGCGCAACAACGTGTCGATGAACGTCAACCTGCTCCACGGCCTGAAGGAGGCCGGTCTGGAGGACGCGCACTTCATCGAGACGACGACGACCGGCGTCTACGGCGCGCCCCAGTTCCCCATCCCTGAAGGCGGGTCGACGATGGAGAACCAGGGCGAGTCTGACGACGTGCCGTTCCCCGCGATGGGCGGCTCCTGGTACCACGTCACCAAGTCCTTCGACAACGCGAACGCGCGGCTGGCCGCCAAGCAGTGGGGCCAGCCCGTCAGCGACGTCCGCACCGCCATCGTCTACGGTACGGAGACAGAGGAGACCGAGGAGACGGAGCTACCGACGCGGTTCGACTTCGACTACTACTTCGGCACCGTCGTCAACCGCTTCTGCGCGCAGGCGGTCGCGGGCTACCCGCTGACCGTCTACGGGAAGGGCGAGCAGCGCAAGCCGATGGTCGGCCTCCGCGACACCGTCGAGAGCCTCGCCACGCTGGTCGAGCGCGGCCGGGACGACGCTGGCGTCGAGGTGTACAACCAGGTCACCCGCCCCGTCGCCATCGTCGAACTCGCCGAGACCATCCAGGAGGTCGGCGAGGAGTTCGACCTCGACGTCGAGATCACCCACGTCGAGAACCCGCGCGAGGAGGACGAGGAACACAAGATGGAGATGGAGAACGAGAAGTACGAGGACCTGGTCGGCGAGCCGCAGTCCCTCGAGGCGGGCATCCGGGACGTGCTGACGACGCTGACCCGCCACAGCGACCGCATCACCGCCCACGAGGACCGGTTCCTGCCGGAGGTGTTGCTCGATTAA
- a CDS encoding type IV pilin, producing MQLKRLFTDDGAVSSVLAVVLMIAVAIVLGSLVGLFVFDIADKLRASPQMTFDFSQNESGGTHVEILYESGDNVEEDQVNVTVNGYDAVDDAGAPVWDGGGEVGAGDSVVVHGYDDGSVQNLQSDDEIRITWTSNDGDSSATVGEYTVD from the coding sequence ATGCAACTGAAACGACTCTTCACGGACGACGGTGCCGTCTCTTCGGTGCTGGCCGTCGTTCTCATGATCGCCGTCGCGATCGTCCTCGGATCGCTCGTCGGACTGTTCGTCTTCGACATCGCCGACAAGTTGCGAGCGTCGCCGCAGATGACGTTCGACTTCTCGCAGAACGAATCGGGCGGAACGCACGTCGAAATACTCTACGAGAGCGGCGACAACGTCGAGGAAGACCAGGTGAACGTGACGGTGAACGGGTACGACGCGGTCGACGACGCGGGCGCTCCCGTCTGGGACGGGGGCGGCGAAGTCGGGGCGGGAGACAGCGTCGTCGTGCACGGGTACGACGACGGAAGCGTCCAGAACCTGCAGTCGGACGACGAGATCCGTATCACGTGGACATCGAACGACGGCGACTCGTCCGCGACGGTCGGCGAGTACACCGTGGACTGA
- a CDS encoding ribbon-helix-helix domain-containing protein, translating into MTEYTTVSIPKDLADRVDETIEGTSFQSTSDLVRFLLRSIVIQHQQEGELTEAEFENITAQLRDLGYLE; encoded by the coding sequence ATGACCGAGTACACGACGGTCTCGATCCCGAAGGACCTCGCCGACCGCGTCGACGAGACGATCGAGGGGACGAGCTTCCAGAGCACGAGCGACCTCGTTCGCTTTCTCCTCCGGAGCATCGTCATCCAGCACCAGCAGGAAGGCGAGCTCACGGAGGCGGAGTTCGAGAACATCACCGCCCAGCTCAGGGACCTGGGCTATCTGGAGTGA
- a CDS encoding MPN domain-containing protein: protein MVYATRGLVTVLLELAVDAEPSSLTAGIAVTPAGELDGAEDLPADAPVFTDFYLPDSGESVTAVFGVDLSTPSRQTQGRFVSHPQGNLEVSRTDDLHEAVFVAVPPWEESNLAAFDRRGRRRDLTVIDAEPPQESLA, encoded by the coding sequence GTGGTATACGCTACGCGCGGACTCGTGACGGTCCTCCTGGAACTGGCCGTGGACGCCGAACCGTCGTCGCTCACCGCCGGGATCGCGGTCACGCCGGCGGGCGAACTCGACGGCGCGGAGGACCTCCCGGCGGACGCGCCCGTGTTCACGGACTTCTACCTCCCCGACAGCGGGGAGTCGGTCACCGCCGTCTTCGGCGTCGACCTCTCGACGCCGTCGCGCCAGACGCAGGGGCGGTTCGTCTCTCACCCGCAGGGGAACCTCGAAGTCTCCCGGACCGACGACCTCCACGAGGCGGTGTTCGTGGCCGTGCCGCCGTGGGAGGAGTCGAACCTCGCGGCGTTCGACCGCCGGGGCCGCCGCCGTGACCTGACGGTGATCGACGCCGAACCGCCGCAGGAGTCGCTCGCCTGA
- the glmU gene encoding bifunctional sugar-1-phosphate nucleotidylyltransferase/acetyltransferase, which translates to MKAVVVAAGEGTRMRPLTAERPKPMLPVAGTPMLERVMSACEGVVDGYVLVVGYRADAIREHVGESFRGLPVDYVEQEEQLGTAHAIGRAEAHVDERFLALNGDVVFDPELVEQLAETGTTAIATMRVDDPTSYGVVGTDDAGDGRPSATSIVEKPDDPPSNLANLGLYAFDPVIFDYIERTGMSQRGEYEITESLEMLLDDDHPVAVVEHDGRWLDVGRPWELLDATEAELEGLEPRIEGEVEERATLKGSVVVEAGARVRNGAYVEGPAVIQSGADVGPNAYVRGASVIGPDVRIGNAVEVKNSIMMEGASAGHLSYVGDSVIGRDANLGAGTTVANLRHDDANVAMDVKGERVDTGRRKLGVVLADGVKTGINTSLNAGTKLGAGAMTRPGESVMEDRGESL; encoded by the coding sequence ATGAAGGCCGTCGTCGTCGCCGCCGGCGAGGGGACGCGGATGCGCCCGCTGACCGCCGAGCGGCCCAAGCCGATGCTCCCGGTCGCCGGGACGCCGATGCTCGAACGCGTGATGAGCGCCTGTGAGGGGGTCGTCGACGGCTACGTGCTCGTCGTCGGCTACCGCGCCGACGCCATCCGCGAGCACGTCGGCGAGTCGTTTCGCGGGCTCCCCGTCGACTACGTCGAGCAGGAGGAGCAACTGGGCACGGCCCACGCCATCGGGCGCGCCGAGGCGCACGTCGACGAGCGCTTCCTCGCGCTGAACGGCGACGTGGTCTTCGACCCCGAGCTCGTCGAACAGCTCGCCGAGACGGGGACGACCGCCATCGCGACGATGCGGGTCGACGACCCCACGTCGTACGGCGTGGTCGGAACGGACGACGCCGGCGACGGCCGCCCGAGCGCGACGAGCATCGTCGAGAAGCCGGACGACCCGCCGTCGAACCTCGCCAACCTCGGCCTCTACGCGTTCGATCCGGTGATCTTCGACTACATCGAGCGCACCGGGATGAGCCAGCGCGGCGAGTACGAGATAACGGAGTCGCTGGAGATGCTGCTCGACGACGACCACCCGGTCGCCGTCGTCGAACACGACGGCCGCTGGCTGGACGTCGGTCGCCCGTGGGAACTGTTAGACGCCACGGAGGCCGAACTGGAGGGGCTGGAGCCCCGAATCGAGGGCGAGGTCGAGGAGCGGGCGACGCTGAAAGGGTCCGTCGTGGTCGAGGCGGGCGCGCGCGTCCGCAACGGCGCGTACGTCGAGGGCCCGGCGGTCATCCAGTCCGGCGCGGACGTAGGCCCGAACGCCTACGTGCGCGGCGCGTCGGTGATCGGTCCGGACGTCCGGATCGGCAACGCCGTCGAGGTGAAGAACTCGATCATGATGGAGGGGGCCTCCGCGGGCCACCTCTCGTACGTCGGCGACTCCGTGATCGGCCGCGACGCGAACCTCGGTGCCGGCACCACGGTGGCGAACCTCCGTCACGACGACGCGAACGTGGCGATGGACGTGAAAGGCGAGCGCGTCGACACCGGCCGCCGGAAGCTCGGCGTCGTCCTCGCCGACGGCGTGAAGACGGGCATCAACACCAGCCTCAACGCCGGCACGAAGCTCGGCGCCGGGGCCATGACGCGTCCCGGGGAGAGCGTGATGGAAGACAGGGGTGAGTCGCTATGA
- the aglJ gene encoding S-layer glycoprotein N-glycosyltransferase AglJ gives MADYRDVCVLIPTLNEAATIGEVIDGFREQGLDDILVVDGNSTDGTREIAEERGARVVVQSGSGKGQAIQEAMGYVDSEYVLMLDGDGTYRPEDAPTMLEPLLSGEAEHVIGNRFADMEEGAMTRLNQFGNGIIDRAFHYIHGEERYDILSGYRAFTRDSVSRLRLESEGFGIETELAVECVKNGIEMTEVPITYLARPESSETNLHPLWDGGTIILTLYRLAKTNNPLFYFGSVGATGLLVGGVLAAYVGVEWFTRSVSHEVIAVVSAFFLLFGVQLLIFGVLSDMIVSLHREQMHRMERIEAERRERVEAGRRETAEAEADGSGD, from the coding sequence ATGGCGGACTACCGGGACGTCTGCGTCCTGATCCCGACGCTGAACGAGGCGGCGACCATCGGTGAGGTGATCGACGGGTTCCGCGAGCAGGGGCTCGACGACATTCTCGTCGTCGACGGCAACTCAACCGACGGCACGCGCGAGATCGCCGAGGAGCGCGGCGCTCGCGTCGTCGTCCAGTCGGGGTCCGGGAAGGGACAGGCGATCCAGGAGGCGATGGGCTACGTCGACAGCGAGTACGTGCTGATGCTCGACGGGGACGGCACGTACCGCCCGGAAGACGCGCCGACGATGCTCGAACCGCTGCTCTCGGGCGAGGCCGAACACGTCATCGGCAACCGGTTCGCCGACATGGAGGAGGGGGCGATGACCCGCCTCAACCAGTTCGGCAACGGGATCATCGACCGCGCGTTCCACTACATCCACGGCGAGGAGCGCTACGACATCCTGAGCGGCTACCGTGCGTTCACCCGCGACTCGGTGAGCCGACTCCGGCTGGAGTCGGAAGGGTTCGGCATCGAGACGGAACTCGCCGTCGAGTGCGTGAAAAACGGTATCGAGATGACTGAGGTGCCGATCACCTATCTGGCCCGGCCGGAGTCGTCCGAGACGAACCTCCACCCACTCTGGGACGGCGGGACGATCATCCTGACGCTGTACCGCCTCGCGAAGACGAACAACCCGCTGTTTTACTTCGGCAGCGTCGGGGCGACCGGCCTCCTCGTCGGCGGCGTCCTCGCCGCCTACGTCGGCGTCGAGTGGTTCACGCGGAGCGTGAGCCACGAGGTGATCGCCGTCGTCTCCGCGTTCTTCCTGCTGTTCGGCGTCCAGTTGCTCATCTTCGGCGTCCTCTCGGACATGATCGTGTCGCTGCACCGCGAGCAGATGCACCGCATGGAGCGCATCGAAGCGGAGCGGCGAGAACGCGTCGAGGCCGGCCGTCGAGAGACGGCGGAGGCGGAAGCCGACGGCTCCGGCGACTGA
- the glmS gene encoding glutamine--fructose-6-phosphate transaminase (isomerizing) — protein MCGIIGYIGTKSPLSVVATGLKNLEYRGYDSAGIALNNGGIEVYKQEGEIDDLELPESSDATCGIGHTRWSTHGKPTDANAHPHTDCSGRIAVVHNGIIENYDALKDELSDHEFTSETDTEVIPHLLEEAYDGDDLVGAVQAILPRLEGSYAFAVTAAGHDGMVAARMDSPLVVGRGEDGNFVASDVTAFLEHTREVSYLEDGDVVSVTADGVTVYDAEGVVDRAVQTVDWEADAAEKGGYDHYMLKEIHEQPRSLRQTLSGRVDAVEGDVDLDLDMPEQYLQSVTEIQIVACGTSYHAGLYAQQLIEELANVRVSVHVASEYEFNGGRDPWRTLVMAVTQSGETADTLSAMREAARAGARTLAVTNTVGSTAAREADDVVYIRAGPEIGVAATKTFAAQVTTLSLLSVYLGRERGKLSADEASELLENARGLPGAIQQILDVEDEIKAVAEEYVDGDAFFFIGRKLGCPVALEGALKLKEISYAHAEGFAAGELKHGTLALVTPETPVLAVLTEGANPQATLNNVKEVESRGAPVIGVTSHDPAEKFLDASFEVPDLGRLEPLLANIYLQLFAYHVAKLKGRSIDKPRNLAKSVTVE, from the coding sequence ATGTGTGGAATCATCGGCTACATCGGCACGAAATCGCCGCTCTCGGTTGTCGCGACGGGGCTGAAGAACCTGGAGTACCGCGGCTACGACTCCGCGGGCATCGCGCTGAACAACGGCGGCATCGAGGTGTACAAACAGGAGGGCGAGATCGACGACCTCGAACTCCCCGAATCGTCGGACGCGACCTGCGGGATCGGCCACACCCGCTGGTCGACCCACGGCAAGCCGACCGACGCGAACGCGCACCCGCACACCGACTGCTCGGGCCGGATCGCCGTCGTCCACAACGGGATCATCGAGAACTACGACGCCCTCAAGGACGAGCTCTCCGACCACGAGTTTACCAGCGAGACGGACACGGAGGTCATCCCACACCTCCTCGAAGAGGCGTACGACGGCGACGACCTCGTCGGGGCGGTGCAGGCCATCCTCCCACGGCTGGAGGGGAGTTACGCCTTCGCGGTGACCGCCGCCGGCCACGACGGCATGGTCGCCGCGCGGATGGACAGCCCGCTGGTCGTCGGCCGCGGCGAGGACGGCAACTTCGTCGCCAGCGACGTGACGGCGTTTCTCGAACACACCCGCGAGGTGTCGTACCTGGAGGACGGCGACGTCGTCTCCGTCACCGCAGACGGCGTCACCGTCTACGACGCCGAGGGGGTCGTCGACCGGGCGGTCCAGACCGTCGACTGGGAGGCCGACGCCGCCGAGAAGGGCGGCTACGACCACTACATGCTCAAGGAGATCCACGAGCAGCCCCGGTCGCTCCGCCAGACCCTGTCCGGGCGCGTCGACGCGGTCGAGGGCGACGTCGACCTGGACCTCGACATGCCCGAGCAGTACCTCCAGTCAGTCACGGAGATACAGATCGTCGCCTGCGGCACGTCCTACCACGCCGGCCTCTACGCGCAGCAGCTGATCGAGGAGCTCGCGAACGTCCGCGTCTCCGTCCACGTCGCCAGCGAGTACGAGTTCAACGGGGGCCGCGACCCGTGGCGAACGCTCGTGATGGCCGTCACGCAGAGCGGCGAGACGGCGGACACGCTCTCGGCGATGCGCGAGGCGGCCCGCGCCGGCGCGCGGACGCTCGCGGTCACGAACACCGTCGGGAGCACGGCCGCCCGCGAGGCCGACGACGTGGTCTACATCCGCGCCGGCCCGGAGATCGGCGTCGCCGCGACGAAGACGTTCGCGGCGCAGGTGACGACGCTCTCGCTGCTGTCCGTCTACCTCGGCCGCGAGCGGGGCAAGCTGTCGGCCGACGAGGCGAGCGAACTGCTCGAGAACGCCCGGGGCCTCCCGGGGGCGATCCAACAGATACTGGACGTCGAGGACGAGATCAAGGCGGTCGCCGAGGAGTACGTCGACGGCGACGCCTTCTTCTTCATCGGCCGGAAGCTCGGCTGCCCGGTCGCGCTGGAGGGGGCGCTCAAGCTGAAGGAAATCTCCTACGCCCATGCCGAGGGGTTCGCCGCCGGCGAACTGAAACACGGCACCCTCGCGCTGGTGACGCCCGAGACGCCGGTGCTCGCCGTCCTCACCGAGGGCGCGAACCCGCAGGCGACGCTCAACAACGTGAAGGAGGTCGAGTCCCGCGGCGCGCCGGTGATCGGCGTCACCTCGCACGACCCCGCGGAGAAGTTCCTCGACGCCAGCTTCGAGGTTCCCGACCTGGGCCGCCTCGAACCGCTGCTGGCGAACATCTACCTGCAGCTGTTCGCCTACCACGTCGCGAAGCTGAAGGGCCGCTCCATCGACAAGCCGCGGAACCTTGCGAAGAGCGTTACCGTCGAGTAG
- the glmU gene encoding bifunctional sugar-1-phosphate nucleotidylyltransferase/acetyltransferase: MKAVILAAGEGQRLEPLTNRRPKPMVPIANQPLLEYVIDSVSDAGIDEIVLVVGYKRERIQTYFGDGHRWGVDIEYAVQEKQLGTGHAVLQAEDYVDDEFLVLNGDRIITADLVEQLVETRSETSETVMAVTRADDPTEYGVVTLDGDRVTGITEKPRAPAAPSDIVNAGVYAFDQSVFDAIREIEPNPAGELALTAAIERHLDDEPVRAARYRGLWVDVSYLWDVTAVTAQVLDELDDPIQNGVVDEGARVADDVRIGSDTRVGANATIRRGTALGNNVTVGANAVLSNVVAFDDATIGDGAVLRDCIVAENATVGPNTTVPGGPADVVVDDTYCESVDLGAVVGDNASVGGGSVLVGGTIIGDGATVQDGVTVSGRVPTDAEVRRG, from the coding sequence ATGAAGGCCGTCATCCTGGCGGCCGGCGAGGGCCAGCGGCTCGAACCGCTGACGAACCGCCGCCCCAAGCCGATGGTGCCGATCGCGAACCAGCCGCTGCTGGAGTACGTCATCGACTCCGTCTCCGACGCCGGGATCGACGAGATCGTCCTCGTCGTCGGCTACAAGCGCGAGCGGATCCAGACGTACTTCGGCGACGGCCACCGCTGGGGCGTCGACATCGAGTACGCGGTCCAGGAGAAACAGCTCGGCACCGGTCACGCCGTCCTGCAGGCCGAGGACTACGTCGACGACGAGTTCCTCGTGCTCAACGGCGACCGGATCATCACCGCGGACCTGGTCGAGCAACTGGTCGAGACCCGCTCGGAGACGAGCGAGACGGTGATGGCAGTCACCCGCGCCGACGACCCGACGGAGTACGGCGTCGTCACGCTCGACGGCGACCGCGTCACCGGGATCACTGAGAAGCCGCGGGCGCCGGCCGCGCCGTCGGACATCGTCAACGCCGGCGTGTACGCCTTCGACCAGTCCGTGTTCGACGCCATCCGCGAGATCGAACCCAATCCCGCGGGCGAGCTCGCGCTGACCGCGGCCATCGAGCGCCATCTGGACGACGAACCCGTCCGGGCAGCGCGGTACCGCGGCCTCTGGGTCGACGTCTCCTACCTCTGGGACGTCACTGCGGTCACCGCCCAGGTACTCGACGAGCTCGACGACCCGATCCAGAACGGCGTCGTCGACGAGGGGGCGCGGGTCGCCGACGACGTCCGGATCGGCTCCGACACGCGCGTCGGCGCGAACGCGACGATCCGCCGCGGGACCGCGCTCGGGAACAACGTCACCGTCGGCGCGAACGCCGTCCTGTCGAACGTCGTCGCCTTCGACGACGCGACGATCGGCGACGGCGCCGTCCTGCGTGACTGCATCGTCGCCGAGAACGCGACGGTCGGGCCGAACACCACGGTGCCCGGCGGGCCGGCGGACGTGGTCGTCGACGACACCTACTGCGAGTCGGTCGATCTAGGCGCGGTCGTCGGCGACAACGCGTCGGTCGGCGGCGGGTCCGTCCTCGTGGGCGGCACCATCATCGGCGACGGCGCGACGGTACAGGACGGGGTGACCGTCTCGGGACGCGTCCCGACGGACGCGGAGGTGCGGAGGGGATAA
- a CDS encoding NAD-dependent epimerase/dehydratase family protein codes for MTETYTVGVTGAAGYIGSRVAKILQGDGHEVVPVDDFSEGSVEEIDGRAVEAVDVRDRDALREALSGVDAVMHLAAISGVPDCEDDPEHAFDVNVGGTENAAWLCREWGVPLVFPCSMATVGDPVEFPISADHPRQPLNFYGRSKALSEDDVHQLAAGEFPAHVYIKSNLYGHHELGGQTIGKNTVINIFVDKALNEEPLTVHEPGTQARDFIHVKDVARAYALSLDELVGSDPGATTFTLASGDDRSVLDIAEVVQETVADERGYEVPIEMVENPRESETEVSDFTVDTSEAAEEIGFEPEYDIERAVREMVR; via the coding sequence ATGACAGAAACGTACACCGTAGGCGTGACCGGAGCGGCCGGCTACATCGGCTCCCGCGTCGCCAAGATCCTCCAGGGCGACGGCCACGAGGTGGTCCCCGTCGACGACTTCTCCGAGGGGTCCGTCGAGGAGATCGACGGCCGCGCGGTCGAGGCGGTCGACGTCCGCGACCGCGACGCCCTCCGGGAGGCCCTCTCCGGCGTCGACGCCGTGATGCACCTGGCCGCGATAAGCGGCGTGCCGGACTGCGAGGACGATCCCGAGCACGCGTTCGACGTGAACGTCGGCGGCACGGAGAACGCCGCCTGGCTCTGTCGGGAGTGGGGCGTCCCGCTCGTGTTCCCCTGTAGCATGGCGACCGTCGGCGACCCCGTCGAGTTCCCTATCTCGGCCGACCACCCGCGACAGCCGCTCAACTTCTACGGCCGTAGCAAGGCGCTCTCGGAGGACGACGTGCACCAGCTCGCGGCGGGTGAGTTCCCCGCGCACGTGTACATCAAGTCCAACCTCTACGGCCACCACGAGCTGGGCGGGCAGACGATCGGCAAGAACACCGTGATCAACATCTTCGTCGACAAGGCGCTGAACGAGGAGCCGCTGACCGTCCACGAGCCCGGGACGCAGGCGCGGGACTTCATCCACGTGAAGGACGTCGCCCGCGCGTACGCGCTCTCGCTCGACGAACTCGTCGGGAGCGACCCCGGCGCGACGACGTTCACCCTGGCGAGCGGCGACGACCGGAGCGTGCTCGACATCGCGGAGGTCGTTCAGGAGACCGTCGCCGATGAGCGCGGCTACGAAGTGCCGATCGAGATGGTCGAGAACCCGCGCGAGAGCGAGACGGAGGTGAGCGACTTCACCGTCGACACGTCGGAGGCCGCCGAGGAGATCGGCTTCGAGCCGGAGTACGACATCGAGCGCGCGGTCAGGGAGATGGTACGATGA
- a CDS encoding NAD-dependent epimerase/dehydratase family protein: protein MNVLVTGGAGYVGSALIPVLREEGHAVTLLDDFSLSSPRNLIDAPAVEFVRGDVRDEEPVREAMAGVDAVIHLAAVTGAAQTHDIPERTFDINLGGTATVLAAAEDAGVERVVLASSCNVYGETYETDLTESSPTDPGNPYAESKLAAEEACFDADVETVALRLATNYGWSPGVRFNLVVNSFVFRAVMDEPLTVYGDGSNWRPFLHVQDTARAFAAALDWPEGVYNVGEGNYRIEEIAAAVSDVVGTPVETDYLEEENPGPSYSVTFDRMANREFAPEYGLHDGIRDLKRRFDHDG from the coding sequence ATTAACGTTCTGGTCACCGGGGGCGCGGGCTACGTCGGGAGCGCCCTGATCCCGGTGCTCCGCGAGGAGGGCCACGCGGTCACCCTCCTCGACGACTTCTCGCTGTCCTCGCCGCGGAACCTGATCGACGCGCCGGCCGTGGAGTTCGTCCGGGGCGACGTCCGCGACGAGGAGCCGGTCCGGGAGGCGATGGCCGGCGTCGACGCCGTGATCCACCTCGCGGCGGTCACCGGCGCGGCACAGACCCACGACATCCCGGAGCGGACGTTCGACATCAACCTCGGCGGGACGGCGACCGTCCTCGCGGCCGCGGAGGACGCGGGCGTCGAGCGCGTGGTGCTCGCCAGCTCGTGCAACGTGTACGGCGAGACCTACGAGACGGACCTGACGGAGTCGTCCCCGACGGACCCGGGCAACCCGTACGCCGAGTCCAAACTCGCCGCCGAGGAGGCCTGCTTCGACGCGGACGTGGAGACGGTCGCGCTCCGGCTGGCGACCAACTACGGCTGGAGCCCCGGCGTCCGGTTCAACCTCGTCGTCAACTCGTTCGTGTTCCGGGCGGTCATGGACGAGCCCCTGACCGTCTACGGCGACGGGTCGAACTGGCGGCCGTTCCTGCACGTCCAGGACACCGCCCGCGCGTTCGCCGCCGCGCTCGACTGGCCCGAGGGCGTGTACAACGTCGGCGAGGGGAACTACCGCATCGAGGAGATCGCCGCGGCCGTCTCCGACGTGGTCGGCACGCCCGTCGAGACGGACTACCTCGAAGAGGAGAACCCCGGGCCGTCCTACAGCGTGACGTTCGACCGGATGGCGAACCGCGAGTTCGCACCCGAGTACGGCCTCCACGACGGCATCCGCGACCTGAAACGACGATTCGATCACGATGGATGA
- a CDS encoding TrmB family transcriptional regulator, whose translation MSARDPSELLERLDLKEYEATALTHLLSAGRTTAPDISEATGIPKARIYGVLDSLADLGYIKVYPGRPKEYQPKSPAAILERVKENRRQEYEQFRKEIEDMREEFLSEFQPRYEQAGEDLSPTAELFYVVDVGEPSESETRQLYASAEEHVHVITNSFEYFDGVEPAFSDAVDRVDVDVLFLHPRHLPEEKREKQAAIVDRLIDEYPSVGVRFSEERLPWRGTFVDPSMEYDSGKAIFLVEERDVPNHKRQAAITENGSFVAGMKRYFDLVWEYESADEYPR comes from the coding sequence ATGAGCGCGCGCGACCCGTCAGAGCTCCTCGAACGGCTCGACCTGAAGGAGTACGAGGCGACGGCACTGACCCACCTGCTGTCGGCCGGCCGGACGACGGCGCCGGACATCTCGGAGGCGACGGGGATCCCCAAGGCGCGGATCTACGGCGTGCTGGACTCGCTCGCCGACCTCGGTTACATCAAGGTGTACCCGGGCCGGCCGAAGGAGTACCAGCCGAAGTCGCCCGCGGCGATCCTGGAGCGAGTCAAGGAGAACCGGCGACAGGAGTACGAGCAGTTCCGAAAGGAGATCGAGGACATGCGCGAGGAGTTCCTCTCGGAGTTCCAGCCGCGCTACGAGCAGGCCGGGGAGGACCTCTCGCCGACGGCGGAGCTGTTCTACGTCGTCGACGTCGGCGAGCCGAGCGAGTCCGAGACCCGCCAGCTGTACGCCTCCGCCGAGGAGCACGTCCACGTCATCACGAACAGCTTCGAGTACTTCGACGGGGTCGAACCGGCGTTCAGCGACGCCGTCGACCGGGTCGACGTGGACGTGCTCTTCCTCCACCCGCGACACCTCCCGGAGGAGAAACGGGAGAAGCAGGCGGCGATCGTCGACCGCCTGATCGACGAGTACCCGTCGGTCGGCGTCCGCTTCTCGGAGGAGCGGCTCCCCTGGCGCGGGACGTTTGTCGACCCGAGCATGGAGTACGACTCCGGCAAGGCCATCTTCCTCGTCGAAGAGCGCGACGTGCCGAACCACAAGCGACAGGCCGCCATCACGGAGAACGGCTCGTTCGTCGCCGGCATGAAGCGCTACTTCGACCTCGTCTGGGAGTACGAGAGCGCGGACGAGTACCCGCGGTGA